In a genomic window of Mycolicibacterium neoaurum VKM Ac-1815D:
- a CDS encoding cysteine peptidase family C39 domain-containing protein, whose translation MPVDGTREAHPDRVGERRAQQARLWLGAGAMTLGMGAAMLGGAAIAAADSDAPSGPTRTGSTDSSDSSSSDAGSSSAGPVKSSGGSSRETVGSSSGDSADSTGPHANDDSDEAGDSDDSWGAASPTRGSGLDDDDVTSEETTEAIGGAEEAVSEEVVDEDGPVGTGGAHGPTSTPQAPATNSPVISDSSSTATSPTPDTDTTPLATPAVTDSGLSTIAGSAGASFYTLASTSSTVGRAAALSPAAVPAAAVAQASNPFGLPTPEELLRGLQELGTNLYFAVMNQLYGFQRSLTALRDDVIGILGFTQEVITRSLPFGNPTGNAQYFVQSGDFLSAGLATVAMAYAQLTGSPVDLAGFLAKAANTPSLRVPGTMVYLGPGARLVYWTDTYEVLQDKDVRIIMRSYGTNQADKAYNDLTNGLTDPTKAMIVPINGPVSDSSDVKEKTVVVIGVDNVNGTVTINDPTRADGQGLVMSYDDFMDAWGSKKYQLITTQLASSPNVAPDASETRWVWSLPSIQQIGSRVAAAFVHQVQVFQENITYLTDDLSRTFGVSQPEPIGPPSAGDVEYGNYLANYQYWRYQGQTGTCALMSTAAVIAQLTANGMPVDMDALAAEVQQLAETLPSGIKVGEPIYTEGKGGTFSSDVITLLNRFGINADYTTYLKNEGSLALDNMTAALEQGQSVIVSVNNKLIYDAWNTQYFGAGREWYRGTTDQPNHAVTVLSVNMTKGVVYINDSAPRQGQGLAVPLDQFMKAWETGNFSLTTAERDSSAAG comes from the coding sequence ATGCCGGTGGATGGGACACGGGAAGCGCATCCGGACCGCGTAGGTGAACGCCGAGCCCAGCAAGCACGGCTGTGGCTCGGCGCGGGGGCGATGACCCTCGGCATGGGAGCCGCGATGCTCGGCGGCGCGGCCATCGCGGCCGCCGACTCGGATGCGCCCTCGGGTCCCACCCGCACCGGTTCGACCGACAGCTCGGATTCTTCGTCCTCCGACGCGGGATCGTCTTCCGCAGGACCGGTGAAAAGCAGCGGCGGATCGTCGCGCGAGACTGTCGGCTCCTCGTCGGGCGATTCCGCGGACAGCACCGGACCGCACGCCAACGACGACTCGGACGAAGCCGGCGACTCCGACGACAGCTGGGGCGCGGCGTCCCCCACGCGCGGCTCCGGTCTCGATGACGACGATGTGACCTCCGAAGAGACCACGGAGGCCATCGGTGGCGCCGAGGAGGCGGTCTCCGAAGAGGTCGTCGACGAGGACGGCCCGGTGGGGACCGGCGGCGCGCACGGGCCCACAAGCACTCCACAAGCACCCGCCACCAATTCCCCGGTGATCTCGGACAGTTCGTCGACCGCCACGTCACCCACACCTGACACCGACACCACTCCCCTTGCCACACCGGCGGTCACCGACAGCGGATTGAGCACCATCGCCGGATCCGCGGGCGCCAGTTTCTACACGCTGGCCTCCACCTCGAGCACGGTGGGTCGCGCGGCGGCGCTGTCTCCGGCCGCTGTGCCTGCCGCTGCGGTAGCGCAGGCGAGCAACCCGTTCGGCCTGCCCACTCCCGAAGAATTGCTGCGCGGGCTGCAGGAACTCGGCACCAACCTGTACTTCGCCGTGATGAACCAGCTTTACGGGTTCCAACGCAGCCTGACGGCATTGCGCGACGATGTGATCGGCATCCTCGGGTTCACCCAGGAGGTGATCACCCGGTCGCTGCCGTTCGGTAACCCGACAGGCAATGCGCAGTACTTCGTGCAATCCGGCGACTTCCTTTCAGCCGGGCTGGCGACCGTGGCCATGGCCTACGCGCAGTTAACCGGCAGCCCCGTGGATCTAGCCGGTTTCCTCGCCAAGGCAGCGAACACCCCGAGCCTCCGAGTGCCCGGCACGATGGTTTATCTCGGTCCCGGCGCGCGGCTCGTCTATTGGACGGATACCTATGAGGTGTTGCAGGACAAGGATGTTCGCATCATCATGCGCAGCTACGGCACCAACCAGGCGGACAAGGCGTACAACGACCTCACCAACGGCCTGACAGATCCAACCAAGGCCATGATCGTCCCGATCAACGGTCCGGTGTCGGACAGCAGTGACGTCAAGGAGAAGACCGTCGTCGTCATCGGCGTCGACAACGTCAACGGAACGGTCACCATCAACGATCCCACCCGCGCTGACGGGCAGGGTCTGGTCATGAGTTATGACGACTTCATGGATGCCTGGGGGTCGAAGAAGTACCAGTTGATCACCACCCAGCTCGCCAGCTCGCCGAACGTGGCACCGGACGCATCCGAGACCAGATGGGTCTGGTCCTTGCCCTCGATTCAGCAGATCGGCTCGCGGGTCGCCGCCGCGTTCGTGCACCAGGTCCAGGTTTTCCAGGAGAACATCACATATCTCACCGACGATCTGTCCCGCACGTTCGGTGTTTCCCAGCCGGAACCGATCGGCCCGCCATCGGCGGGCGATGTCGAGTACGGAAACTACCTTGCCAACTACCAATACTGGAGGTATCAGGGTCAAACCGGCACGTGCGCGCTGATGTCCACCGCGGCCGTCATTGCCCAGTTGACCGCAAACGGCATGCCCGTCGACATGGACGCGCTGGCCGCCGAGGTGCAGCAGTTGGCAGAGACGTTGCCCAGTGGAATCAAGGTAGGTGAGCCGATCTACACCGAGGGCAAGGGCGGGACGTTCTCCTCAGACGTCATCACCCTGCTCAACAGGTTCGGCATCAACGCCGACTACACCACGTATCTCAAGAACGAGGGATCGCTGGCACTGGACAATATGACCGCCGCACTCGAACAAGGCCAGTCGGTGATCGTCAGCGTCAACAACAAATTGATCTACGACGCGTGGAACACTCAGTACTTCGGTGCAGGCAGGGAGTGGTACCGCGGGACCACGGACCAGCCCAACCACGCCGTCACCGTGCTCAGCGTCAACATGACCAAGGGCGTTGTCTACATAAATGACAGCGCACCAAGACAGGGGCAAGGCCTGGCCGTGCCACTCGATCAGTTCATGAAGGCCTGGGAGACAGGAAACTTCTCGCTGACCACCGCCGAACGGGACAGCAGCGCCGCGGGCTGA
- a CDS encoding SDR family NAD(P)-dependent oxidoreductase yields MSRRWFITGGTPGNFGMAFAEAALEAGDRVTITSRRPQELADWADQYGDRVLVVPLELTDAAQVRRAVQTAEERFGGIDVLVNNAGRGWYGSIEGMDDSALRAMFELNFFAVLSVTRAVLPGMRARGNGWIVNVSSVAGLVSAPGFGYYSATKFAIEAVTDALRVEVAGQGISVLAAEPGAFRTNAYAGFANEPVAEPISEYHDMLERVRATFVEMDGVQPGDPHRGARAVIAAMAQDPPPRRLVLGNGGYDAVIGELEQTLAELRANEALSRSADFPE; encoded by the coding sequence GTGAGCAGGCGATGGTTCATCACCGGCGGGACGCCCGGCAATTTCGGGATGGCGTTCGCCGAGGCGGCGCTGGAGGCGGGGGACCGCGTGACGATCACCTCCCGGCGCCCGCAAGAGCTGGCAGATTGGGCCGATCAGTATGGCGATCGGGTTCTCGTGGTGCCGCTGGAACTCACCGATGCCGCCCAGGTGCGGCGCGCGGTACAGACCGCCGAGGAGCGGTTCGGTGGTATCGACGTCTTGGTCAACAATGCCGGCCGCGGCTGGTACGGATCGATCGAAGGCATGGACGATTCGGCGTTGCGGGCCATGTTCGAACTGAACTTCTTCGCCGTGCTGTCCGTGACGCGTGCGGTGTTGCCCGGGATGCGTGCCCGCGGAAACGGCTGGATCGTCAATGTCTCCTCGGTGGCAGGGCTGGTGTCGGCACCCGGTTTCGGCTACTACAGCGCGACGAAGTTCGCCATCGAAGCCGTCACCGATGCACTGCGTGTCGAGGTCGCCGGGCAGGGCATCTCGGTGTTGGCCGCGGAACCGGGCGCTTTTCGCACGAACGCCTACGCCGGTTTTGCCAACGAGCCCGTCGCCGAACCGATTTCGGAGTATCACGACATGCTTGAACGGGTTCGTGCGACCTTCGTCGAGATGGACGGTGTTCAGCCAGGTGATCCGCACCGCGGTGCCCGCGCGGTGATCGCTGCGATGGCCCAGGACCCGCCGCCACGCCGTCTGGTGCTGGGCAACGGTGGATACGACGCAGTGATCGGTGAGCTGGAGCAGACCCTGGCCGAACTCCGCGCTAACGAGGCCCTCTCTCGTAGCGCGGACTTCCCCGAATAG
- a CDS encoding MerR family transcriptional regulator yields MGAQVSIGDFAVMTSLSRKALRHYHDIGILEPAHIDPYTGYRFYDTSQVDHAHIIRRFRSLGMSIPDIKALLSTQDAIARTEIITTHLEQMEAQLQQTRDTVGALRELLSPVKPPAEVAVRQESSLAVWSVGGIIDVSDIDDWFSTTLQKLRTAVAAAVGAPVAVTPGGLYERGLFLEQRGSATMFVPAPPSAEPPDGIDATTLPRSEFAVLTHPGGHDGIDRSYAALGIYVNEHLISGQGPIREHYIGSTLAEPTAFTATEICWPIFSTTAAVD; encoded by the coding sequence GTGGGCGCACAGGTCTCGATCGGTGACTTCGCGGTGATGACCAGTCTGAGCAGAAAGGCGCTACGTCACTATCACGACATCGGCATCCTCGAACCGGCTCACATCGACCCTTACACCGGCTACCGCTTCTACGACACCAGCCAGGTCGATCACGCGCACATCATCCGCCGATTCCGTTCCCTGGGAATGTCCATTCCCGATATCAAGGCGCTGCTGAGCACCCAGGACGCCATCGCCCGCACCGAGATCATCACCACTCACCTCGAGCAGATGGAGGCGCAACTGCAGCAGACCCGGGACACCGTCGGCGCGCTGCGTGAGTTGCTCTCCCCTGTCAAGCCTCCGGCCGAGGTCGCTGTGCGCCAGGAGTCATCGCTCGCCGTATGGTCCGTCGGCGGCATCATCGATGTGTCCGATATCGACGATTGGTTCTCTACAACACTGCAGAAACTGAGAACCGCCGTCGCCGCTGCCGTGGGCGCACCGGTCGCGGTGACCCCGGGCGGGCTCTATGAACGCGGGTTGTTCCTCGAACAGCGTGGCAGCGCAACGATGTTCGTGCCCGCACCGCCATCGGCGGAACCTCCCGACGGAATCGATGCCACCACCCTGCCCAGGTCGGAGTTCGCGGTGCTCACCCATCCGGGCGGTCACGACGGAATCGACCGCAGTTACGCCGCGCTGGGAATCTATGTCAACGAGCACCTGATCAGCGGCCAGGGACCGATCCGCGAGCACTACATCGGCAGCACCCTGGCAGAACCGACAGCGTTCACGGCCACCGAGATATGTTGGCCGATCTTCAGCACCACTGCGGCGGTGGACTGA
- a CDS encoding NUDIX domain-containing protein, producing MIGDDRVWIGQPSELQFERRDGPRVAHEEAQAADRLFDAARRRNPGLFDGPLVLVDRCSFEAVSSRMVVWWSPSTYRSLALRRFGHRISTLFVTVLVPAPGRMVLVGRAGPLTAKAGLWQFPGGSVIPPPSGTPLDIDNLATEASRELLEETGLWREPRTLKLWAVCRGDHHNVGVCFRAADMDVRDLDDVRDFVRNCDEPEFDQLAAVRTGTELAALGRSVDYVEPCLRLYRSESG from the coding sequence TTGATCGGCGATGATCGCGTCTGGATCGGACAGCCCTCTGAACTGCAGTTCGAAAGACGTGACGGGCCACGCGTAGCGCACGAGGAGGCGCAGGCAGCCGATCGATTGTTCGACGCGGCCAGGCGCCGGAATCCAGGACTGTTCGACGGTCCGCTGGTGCTGGTCGATCGCTGCTCGTTCGAAGCCGTATCGAGTCGGATGGTCGTGTGGTGGTCGCCCAGCACCTACCGATCGCTGGCGCTGAGAAGGTTTGGGCATCGCATATCCACACTGTTCGTAACCGTCCTCGTGCCCGCGCCAGGGCGAATGGTGCTCGTCGGGCGAGCCGGTCCACTCACGGCGAAAGCGGGGCTCTGGCAGTTTCCCGGAGGCTCTGTGATACCGCCGCCGTCAGGCACGCCACTGGATATCGACAATCTCGCGACCGAGGCTTCGCGCGAACTGCTAGAAGAAACCGGGTTGTGGCGGGAGCCCCGAACCCTGAAGTTGTGGGCCGTGTGCCGCGGCGACCATCACAATGTGGGCGTGTGCTTCCGGGCCGCCGATATGGACGTTCGCGATCTGGACGATGTGCGCGACTTCGTCAGAAACTGCGACGAGCCCGAGTTCGACCAGCTGGCCGCGGTGCGCACCGGTACCGAACTTGCCGCGCTTGGACGCAGTGTCGATTACGTGGAGCCGTGCCTGCGTTTATATCGGTCAGAATCTGGCTGA